The Argopecten irradians isolate NY chromosome 4, Ai_NY, whole genome shotgun sequence genome has a window encoding:
- the LOC138321482 gene encoding uncharacterized protein, with protein MGSSSKEKKRRKRQKAKTAEKKKNLQKKLAMVENVEMLTKEQVKNILTHTTCASKVTGKRKRRVTKRLKHLAKKSSENQDVDMETAVEKKPKGKKEKPSATAQAGEAMDTDEDL; from the exons ATGGGAAGCTCTAGCAAG GAGAAAAAGAGAAGGAAGAGACAGAAGGCTAAAACTGCTGAAAAAAAGAAGAATCTCCAAAAGAAACTGGCAATGGTAGAAAATGTAGAGATGTTAACAAAAGAGCAAGTGAAAAATATTCT TACACATACCACGTGTGCGTCCAAAGTGACGGGGAAAAGGAAGCGAAGAGTAACAAAGAGACTGAAACATCTTGCCAAGAAATCATCTGAAAATCAAGACG TTGATATGGAAACAGCTGTTGAAAAGAAACCAAAAGGAAAGAAAGAGAAACCATCAGCGACGGCTCAAGCTGGTGAAGCTATGGATACAGACGAGGATTTGTGA